TGATTCGTGTCAAATCGAGCGATATTGGGGCCGGCGTCCCGGTATTTTTATTACCGCGACGGGCGGCGGTAGGGACAATGAGTGGACGACCCCTCGACGTGCTCGAAGCGTCGCTCGAGGAGCCGGTGACGGTACACCTGAAGGACGGCACGACGTACTACGGAATTCTGGGCGGCTACGACCAGCACATGAACGTCGTCATCGAACCGGAGACCGACGTGGACGACCGCGTCGACGACGACCTCGACGGCGAGTTCGCCGTCGCGATCGAAGACACAACGATTATACGCGGCGATAACGTCGTCACAATCAAAGCATGACCGGCGCAGGTACGCCCTCTCAGGGAAAAAAGAACAAGACGGTCCACGTGAAGTGTCGACGCTGCGGTGAGAAGTCCTACCACGTCAAGAAGGAGCGCTGCTCCTCGTGCGGCTTCGGTGAGTCCGCCTCCCGGCGCGACTACGCGTGGCAGTCGAAGACCGGCGACAACTGAACTGCGGTCTCTCCGGTTCCTTCCCGCTTTTACTCGCGTAGCTGTGCGTTTATAAGTAGAGTGGCGAGAGACGGCGAACGCCTCCGAGAGCCAGTCGATTACTTATAAATAGCCGATAGCAGATTAGTGGCGAACACCTCCAAAGCCCCAGCCGCGAGGCGGGCGCACGCTCGTTGCGCGCTTCAGTCGCTCACTTCGTTCACTCCTTCCAGTGCTTACGTCGCCTGCGCCCGCCTCCCGCCTGCCCCTTTGAGTCCCGCCCCGCACAGCACCGCAACCACACCTCACGCCTCCCCAGCCTCGCGG
The sequence above is a segment of the Halorubrum sp. 2020YC2 genome. Coding sequences within it:
- a CDS encoding LSM domain-containing protein, with the protein product MSGRPLDVLEASLEEPVTVHLKDGTTYYGILGGYDQHMNVVIEPETDVDDRVDDDLDGEFAVAIEDTTIIRGDNVVTIKA
- a CDS encoding 50S ribosomal protein L37e, coding for MTGAGTPSQGKKNKTVHVKCRRCGEKSYHVKKERCSSCGFGESASRRDYAWQSKTGDN